The Anoplolepis gracilipes chromosome 17, ASM4749672v1, whole genome shotgun sequence genome window below encodes:
- the Su(fu) gene encoding suppressor of fused homolog, whose amino-acid sequence MYNTNMRECEEFTRSFPPGQPVQAPLLQPRAPGLDALYSLCRQIYPEQVNPLTVTAIVKYWLGGPDALDYISMYANPGCPELEVPPHWHYVSLGLSDLHGDGRLHPKPGPGRPSGFGFELTFRLVRERGEMTPPTWPANVMQQLAKYVFNSGNTLMPGDHVSWHAPLDGGNGRITQILMGQDPQLPAISTPHGDVSFVQIVGVTSEELQAAQHWNGLGVVNLLKSARDCGPWLLTNMKRMHSAMEDDPSIAQKIQCGIERDGSNTSGVSAKCWWVQISKDKSAERYRERRNDSDDDDDDEEDVKPIVKTERFSPCEQQDANVSDENCIRVLSGLHLTFNLEAGSLLPLAIKGRVMHGRHFTFKSILSHTAITIVAPSVTGTFVSKDRPYVVQGPWLQVLLSEELSERMAEEFQILNTSEVPLPKTFSWPEYNLVITIIND is encoded by the exons ATGTACAACACGAACATGCGTGAGTGCGAGGAGTTTACGAGGAGTTTCCCGCCGGGTCAACCGGTCCAGGCACCACTTCTGCAGCCACGGGCTCCGGGTCTGGACGCTCTGTACAGCCTCTGCAGGCAGATCTATCCGGAACAGGTTAATCCCTTGACGGTCACTGCAATCGTTAAATATTG GCTAGGAGGACCCGATGCTCTCGACTACATTAGCATGTACGCTAATCCAGGATGTCCCGAGCTCGAAGTACCTCCGCATTGGCACTATGTGAG tttaGGATTGTCCGACCTACACGGCGACGGTCGGTTGCACCCCAAACCTGGTCCAGGTCGTCCCAGCGGATTTGGATTCGAGTTAACTTTCCGGCTCGTCCGCGAAAGGGGCGAGATGACGCCGCCCACATGGCCGGCGAATGTGATGCAGCAATTGGCCAAATATGTTTTCAATTCCGGGAACACATTGATGCCGGGTGACCACGTTTCTTGGCACGCTCCGTTGGACGGCGGAAACGGTCGTATCACCCAGATCTTGATGGGACAGGACCCGCAACTACCAGCGATTTCTACACCCCACGGTGAC gtTTCATTTGTTCAAATTGTCGGGGTTACTTCCGAAGAACTACAGGCTGCTCAACATTGGAACGGTCTAGGCgttgtaaatttattgaaaagcGCACGGGATTGCGGTCCATGGTTACTCACGAATATGAAAAGAATGCATTCCGCCATGGAGGACGATCCTTCTATAGCGCAAAAAATACAGTGCGGTATCGAGAGAGACGGATCGAACACCAGCGGCGTGTCCGCCAAATGTTG gTGGGTACAAATATCCAAGGACAAGAGCGCGGAGAGATACAGGGAGAGAAGAAACGATTCCGATgatgatgacgacgacgaggaggaTGTGAAACCGATCGTGAAAACGGAAAGGTTTTCGCCGTGCGAACAACAGGACGCTAACGTCTCCGACGAGAATTGTATTAGAGTTCTATCTGGATTACACCTTACGTTCAATCTCGAAGCCGGCTCGTTACTGCCGTTAGCGATAAA AGGCCGTGTGATGCACGGGAGGCATTTCACGTTCAAATCCATACTATCTCATACGGCTATCACGATAGTCGCACCGTCGGTCACGGGTACCTTCGTGTCCAAGGACAGACCGTACGTTGTCCAAGGCCCGTGGCTGCAAGTGCTCCTCTCGGAAGAGCTGTCCGAAAGGATGGCCGAAGAATTCCAAATTTTAAACACGAGCGag
- the Trp1 gene encoding translocation protein SEC62, whose amino-acid sequence MAERRKNRKRKDEVASLDTKVAQDKPSKEEYAVAKWIRSNVPSKKTKFDRTHNVEYFTGSRAIDALLENSPWSTVFETREQVSHFLDLMLRHKFFHRAKKVVISEEELNKMRGIKKKTKDDKKPAEKEETKENKDVATVKDEKSEEKTDERKENKKKPKVRLEMHMDQYFVDCNDAYVWIYEPIPVYYWFFGTLVVLGAIGVCLFPLWPLTIRHGVYYLSVAAAGFLVFILALAIIRMIVFCLLWVPTLGRCHLWLLPNLTADVGFFASFWPLYQYEYYGPMSDSDKKVSKKKRKKEKDSDSEDAPLLQGEETSSAMEAPKENERIEELSLPSEERKASSDSAEGEDGSEEGSESEKSNTGRDFVMV is encoded by the exons ATGGCGGAGCGCAGGAAAAACAGGAAGCGAAAAGAT GAAGTGGCTAGTTTGGACACAAAGGTTGCCCAAGACAAGCCATCCAAGGAGGAGTATGCGGTAGCAAAGTGGATACGCAGTAATGTACCGTCAAAGAAGACCAAGTTTGATAGGACTCACAATGTCGAGTATTTTACTGGCTCGCGCGCGATTGATGCTCTATTGGAAAATTCACCCTGGAGTACGGTGTTTGAAACTCGCGAGCAAGTCTCCCACTTCTTGGACCTGATGTTGAGGCACAAGTTCTTTCATAGGGCTAAGAAAGTAGTGATTTCGGAGGAGGAACTCAATAAAATGCGAGGCATCAAAAAGAAGACTAAAGATGACAAGAAACCTGCGGAGAAGGAAGAGACGAAAGAGAATAAAGATGTAGCTACGGTGAAGGATGAGAAAAGCGAAGAGAAAACCGACGAACGAaaggaaaataagaaaaaaccaAAA GTAAGATTAGAAATGCACATGGATCAGTACTTTGTGGATTGTAATGATGCATATGTATGGATATACGAGCCAATTCCTGTGTATTATTGGTTTTTCGGCACATTGGTAGTCTTAGGTGCAATAGGGGTCTGTCTCTTCCCATTATGGCCATTAACTATCCGCCATGGCGTATATTACCTGAGCGTTGCAGCCGCGGGATTCCTCGTATTCATATTAGCGTTGGCTATTATCAGAATGATTGTATTTTGTCTTCTGTGGGTTCCCACATTGGGTCGGTGTCACCTGTGGCTACTACCTAACTTGACGGCCGATGTTGGCTTCTTTGCTTCTTTCTGGCCATTATATCag TATGAATATTATGGCCCAATGTCCGACAGTGACAAAAAAGttagtaaaaagaaaagaaagaaggaaaaagattCCGACTCTGAGGATGCACCATTACTTCAAGG aGAAGAGACATCTAGCGCGATGGAAGCGCCTAAGGAAAATGAGCGAATCGAAGAGTTATCTTTACCGAGTGAAGAGAGGAAAGCTTCGTCTGATTCGGCCGAAGGAGAGGACGGCAGCGAGGAAGGTTCGGAGAGCGAGAAATCTAATACAGGTCGAGATTTCGTTATGGTTTAA
- the LOC140675406 gene encoding tetratricopeptide repeat protein 36-like, translating into MTFRVSVRDATRLIHDKQKRVFIDYGGNRQDPRKNSVDIMESLSEGDRAVLNTIFDPLQSLGLSDFSKEVETTDTFEEDHLDSRISEIVRKAIICAEAKNFDESFRLFDEALKQAPESPSILNDRAQALRLANRNREALMDLHLAVELSQGKGRAGVQALCQRGALFRWMKQDDEAKKDFVRAAKAGSSFAKSQLVALNPYAAMCNAMLREITSKANCT; encoded by the exons ATGACATTCCGTGTATCGGTTCGTGACGCAACACGATTAATTCATGATAAACAGAAACGAGTTTTCATAGATTACGGTGGAAACCGGCAGGATCCACGGAAGAATTCAGTCGACATCATGGAGAGTCTGAGCGAAGGCGACAGAGCTGTCTTGAATACAATCTTCGATCCGCTTCAATCACTTGGCTTGTccgatttttcaaaagaagTTG AGACAACGGATACTTTCGAAGAGGATCATTTAGATTCGCGCATATCAGAAATCGTGAGGAAGGCAATAATCTGCGCGGAAGCGAAAAACTTTGACGAGTCGTTTCGACTTTTCGACGAAGCTTTGAAGCAGGCGCCTGAATCACCATCAATTCTAAACGACAGAGCACAAGCGTTACGTTTGGCAAATCGAAACAGAG AAGCTCTGATGGATTTGCATCTGGCAGTGGAGTTGAGCCAAGGAAAAGGAAGAGCGGGCGTCCAAGCGCTTTGTCAACGTGGCGCTCTTTTCCGATGGATGAAACAAGACGACGAGGCCAAGAAAGACTTCGTACGTGCAGCCAAGGCTGGTTCGAGCTTCGCTAAATCGCAATTGGTCGCTCTGAATCCTTACGCGGCCATGTGCAACGCGATGCTGCGCGAGATCACTTCCAAGGCCAATTGCACTTAA
- the LOC140675401 gene encoding uncharacterized protein, giving the protein MKLGPIILSWATATISWPGLTAARAPRSRDYELSTEFFLVPSEIGQNGLASVASVISVPAPNRTVTVFRSPPPGVKKNQEVEMRPTSKSLLKQRPWALPLAALSAAAMLLMASFEVFVLFKARSTAPNRRHLFLGQTLLLGLFLLAGLSAAASLSQNPLSCAAFRLVGLPAALVFAALLVKCVFLLSLNSGVYLPAPYQALVLVFAVLVQVAIVGQWFYGEPPAVIQVQQQQQQAGQSSSTSTSCKTPLGQIVASLGYPGALLVAVACLAVRARGVRDNNREAAFIGLAVGLSLPIWISSGIGSLAAGSEDDREAWLAYGLLATSLFVFLTMFLPKGRQLAALGREGPAAVIRDRDDALSSLPGSGYSPSFFHFKPAEASLKRKMHYHSADRVALVSSGIPGCSACRHGGSPIYSDDVHGPMETFVLPPGMYLRPEDAGNLYTTLSANPNVFFQRAAHPGMMY; this is encoded by the exons ATGAAGCTGGGCCCGATCATCCTGTCGTGGGCCACGGCCACGATCAGCTGGCCGGGCCTGACGGCGGCGCGGGCCCCGCGCTCCCGAGACTACGAGCTCTCGACGGAGTTCTTCCTGGTGCCGTCCGAGATCGGGCAGAACGGCCTGGCGAGCGTGGCGAGCGTCATCAGCGTGCCGGCGCCCAACCGGACGGTCACCGTCTTTAGGTCACCGCCGCCGGGCGTCAAGAAAAACCAGGAGGTGGAGATGCGACCGACCTCCAAGTCTCTGCTGAAGCAACGACCCTGGGCCCTGCCACTCGCCGCGTTGAGTGCCGCGGCGATGCTCCTCATGGCCAGCTTCGAGGTCTTTGTATTGTTCAAG GCCAGATCGACGGCGCCAAACAGACGACATTTGTTCCTGGGGCAGACGCTGCTTCTGGGCCTCTTCCTCTTGGCGGGTCTTTCGGCTGCAGCTTCCCTTAGCCAAAATCCGCTGTCCTGCGCCGCTTTCCGGTTGGTGGGTTTGCCTGCCGCCCTCGTGTTCGCCGCCCTGCTGGTCAAATGCGTTTTCCTTCTCTCGTTGAACAGCGGTGTCTATCTGCCGGCGCCTTATCAG GCGCTGGTGCTGGTGTTCGCAGTGTTGGTGCAGGTGGCTATTGTCGGGCAATGGTTTTACGGCGAACCACCTGCGGTGATCCAGgtgcagcagcaacagcagcaagCGGGCCAAAGCTCGTCAACATCCACCTCCTGCAAGACTCCACTCGGACAGATAGTGGCTTCCCTCGG GTATCCCGGAGCGCTATTGGTGGCAGTAGCTTGTCTGGCTGTCCGAGCACGCGGCGTCCGGGACAATAATCGGGAAGCGGCCTTCATCGGTCTAGCTGTTGGCCTCTCGTTGCCGATTTGGATCTCTAGCGGGATCGGTTCGCTCGCTGCCGGCAGCGAGGACGACCGAGAGGCCTGGCTGGCCTACGGCCTCCTGGCCACGTCGCTCTTCGTCTTTCTCACAATGTTCCTGCCGAAGGGACGTCAGCTGGCCGCCCTAGGTCGCGAGGGTCCCGCCGCTGTCATTCGCGATCGCGACGACGCCCTCAGCTCCCTTCCTGGCAGCGGTTATTCGCCCTCCTTCTTTCACTTCAAACCCGCGGAGGCGTCTTTGAAGAGGAAGATGCATTATCACAGTGCCg ATCGAGTCGCACTGGTCTCGTCCGGGATACCCGGATGCAGCGCCTGCAGGCACGGAGGAAGTCCTATATACTCAGACG ATGTACATGGACCGATGGAGACGTTTGTTTTGCCACCTGGTATGTATTTGAGGCCAGAGGATGCCGGAAATCTCTACACGACGTTGTCGGCCAATCCCAATGTGTTCTTTCAGAGGGCAGCTCATCCTGGAATGATGTATTAA
- the LOC140675403 gene encoding inositol polyphosphate 5-phosphatase K, which produces MADLLERLRIYFITYNVATKFPDPNQDLHQLLGIAPCGEANLRPDLYFIGFQEVKSQPQNIVLDYILLEDPWTRAFRDVLKKYDYVKIRSQRLQGLVLNAFCLRKHLTQLRLTEVQYTKTGFGGMWGNKGAVSIRMNAYGVSICVVNTHLTPHDHLLADRISDYNTIVTDHTFNAPDTSKILYHDYIFWIGDLNFRLNEEDLTATEIDLLVKKKKLKELLERDQLKMVMNEGQAFAELTESIITFPPTYKYEFESQEFDLKRRPSWTDRILYKVNAIDIYNDIELKAEQHTYKSHPSYSVSDHKPVTGEFDIAVRPSVKNYIVEFQDCTMEENFISYKLQRDFTPNNGDWIGLFPNKFSSLDDYIIYEYATRDKPTSPLSEPHANTERIFFNDTALRSSEMYCLAYVAQRGDFIEVLGVSLGFSGYCNSIEPSVSSTT; this is translated from the exons ATGGCAGATTTGCTGGAACGACTCAG aatttacttcATCACATACAATGTGGCCACAAAATTTCCTGATCCTAATCAGGACCTCCACCAGCTTTTGGGTATCGCACCTTGCGGCGAAGCAAACCTACGGCCagatttatactttattgG atttcaGGAAGTTAAATCACAACCACAAAATATAGTGTtggattatatattacttgaaGATCCATGGACCAGGGCCTTTAG AGATGTACTGAAGAAGTatgattatgtaaaaatacgtTCGCAACGGTTGCAAGGTCTTGTTTTAAATGCTTTCTGTCTAAGGAAGCATTTAACACAATTGAGATTAACAGAAGTTCAGTACACTAAAACAGGTTTTGGTGGCATGTGG GGAAACAAGGGCGCAGTGAGCATAAGAATGAATGCCTATGGAGTCAGCATTTGTGTTGTAAATACGCATTTGACTCCTCATGACCATTTGCTGGCCGATAGAATCTCAGATTATAATACCATAGTGACAGATCATACTTTCAATGCTCCAGATACATCAAAGATATTATATCATGA ttatatattttggaTCGGTGATTTAAATTTCCGGCTCAATGAAGAAGACTTAACTGCCACTGAGATAGACTTActtgtaaagaagaaaaagctCAAAGAACTTCTCGAAAGAGATCAATTGAAGATGGTGATGAACGAGGGCCAAGCTTTCGCCGAGCTGACTGAAAGCATTATTACATTCCCGCCTACTTATAAATACGAATTCGAATCCCAGGAATTTGATCTCAA gcGCAGACCGTCTTGGACTGATAGGATTTTGTACAAAGTAAATGCGATAGATATATACAACGATATAGAACTTAAGGCAGAACAGCATACTTACAAAAGTCATCCCAGTTACAGCGTATCCGATCACAAACCTGTAACTGGAGAATTCGATATcgcg GTCAGACCTAGTGTAAAAAACTACATTGTGGAATTTCAAGATTGTACAATggaggaaaattttatatcgtacAAACTTCAGAGAGATTTTACACCAAACAATGGGGATTGGATAGGTCTCTTTCCTAACAAATTCTCCAGCCTAGATGACTACATCATTTATGAATATGCTACCCGTG ATAAACCAACATCACCTCTCAGTGAGCCTCACGCGAACACGGAACGAATATTCTTTAATGACACAGCGCTACGTTCATCGGAAATGTATTGTCTAGCTTACGTAGCACAACGAGGAGATTTTATCGAGGTCTTGGGTGTCAGTTTGGGATTTTCCGGTTATTGCAACTCGATCGAGCCAAGCGTTTCATCGACCACGTAA